The Besnoitia besnoiti strain Bb-Ger1 chromosome Unknown contig00014, whole genome shotgun sequence genome contains a region encoding:
- a CDS encoding putative kinase binding protein (encoded by transcript BESB_025730) — translation MASADEAERPVSPSAFSAEQNHTAGAHGSVENLSLVTYSLAPLRPDIRVTVGLCVDVKNSQEVFARVVQRPPEGPSPTEDPSRPTSPQISSYTNTGLSEGGSRGALSPAPTGDSKGRSTGSSDRLPAPFSCWLCMNPGSLVAVDQIFLGVLRAAEHFEQGTMKTNDVKKEILYCASPTRNIAQALQHLGMQPNMREVVLVMVQMGEETQREVCSHIRGSWRDVSELGTFCDTKRIRSFIHCSPEEELLPGGLEAAVMGRIACKYV, via the coding sequence ATGGcgagcgcagacgaggctgAGCGACCTGTTTCACCGTCGGCTTTTTCCGCGGAGCAGAACCACACGGCAGGGGCTCATGGGTCTGTGGAGAATCTTTCCCTCGTGACGTATTCGCTGGCTCCGCTCCGGCCGGACATCCGCGTCACTGTGGGATTGTGCGTCGATGTCAAAAACAGTCAAGAAGTTTTCGCTCGTGTCGTTCAGAGGCCTCCCGAAGGACCGTCTCCCACCGAAGACCCAAGCCGACCAACAAGCCCACAAATTTCCAGTTACACCAACACGGGGCTTTCAGAGGGAGGAAGTAGGGGCGCTttgtcgcccgcgccgacagGCGACTCAAAAGGGCGGTCAACAGGTAGCTCAGACCGCTTACCTGCACCGTTTTCATGCTGGCTGTGCATGAACCCCGGCTCGCTGGTGGCTGTTGACCAGATCTTTCTGGGTGTCTTACGAGCTGCGGAGCACTTTGAGCAAGGAACCATGAAGACGAATGACGTGAAGAAAGAGATTCTGTACTGCGCATCACCGACTCGAAACATTGCTCAAGCCCTGCAGCACCTTGGTATGCAGCCGAACATGCGGGAGGTGGTGCTTGTTATGGTGCAAATGGGCGAAGAGACCCAAAGGGAGGTCTGCTCGCACATCCGTGGCTCTTGGCGTGACGTGTCGGAATTGGGGACTTTCTGCGACACAAAACGGATTCGCAGCTTCATACACTGTTCCCCTGAGGAGGAACTGCTACCAGGCGGACTCGAGGCCGCTGTCATGGGACGAATTGCGTGCAAATACGTGTGA